The following coding sequences lie in one Steroidobacter denitrificans genomic window:
- a CDS encoding MGDG synthase family glycosyltransferase gives MLLTSGLGLGHVRAAQAIEAALRDRADVFTVDLWSLMNASVARAVQATYLSLVQNYPQLYERLYHLDERTWRLVLEKETGPPPDVLQVLELISGIAANIGTDEPRGGRYGSDKLLLSLLCAALPYDGDSLAGNGVRARLALMKWVWLRLIRRLDAAIRKISPQLIISTQMVPAAMAARLKRRGKLRVPIIGVMTDFGVHDFWKQRGMEHYCLAHESNLGSIGMPEAREYATGVPLMPDFSTPMPQGEARRRLGLPLNASVVLVLGGGLGLSVDGATALLLQRRTRMHVIAMPGRNQAARSELARLEQAHRLNLSVCDWTDRMDIYLRAADLVVGKPGGITVAESLACGRPLLASRSLGGQEGFNVDFLQRHGVGGLIADDVLLDRVHALLSDHERLNLMQSRAWRLGHRDGASQIAALALELVMQRQSLAWQTP, from the coding sequence TTGCTGCTGACGTCGGGTTTGGGCCTGGGGCATGTCAGGGCCGCGCAGGCGATCGAGGCCGCCCTACGGGATCGAGCCGATGTCTTCACCGTGGATCTGTGGTCCTTGATGAATGCCTCGGTGGCACGGGCGGTGCAAGCCACCTATCTGAGTCTGGTGCAGAATTACCCGCAGCTGTATGAGCGTCTTTACCACCTCGATGAGCGGACTTGGCGCCTGGTGCTGGAAAAGGAAACGGGTCCGCCGCCTGATGTGCTCCAGGTGCTGGAGTTGATCTCCGGCATTGCTGCGAATATCGGCACGGATGAGCCGCGCGGCGGGCGTTATGGATCGGACAAGTTGCTGCTGTCGCTGTTGTGCGCGGCTTTGCCCTACGATGGCGACAGCCTGGCAGGCAACGGTGTGAGAGCGCGACTGGCATTGATGAAGTGGGTCTGGCTGCGCCTGATCAGGCGTCTGGATGCAGCGATCCGCAAAATATCACCGCAGCTGATCATCAGCACCCAGATGGTGCCGGCCGCCATGGCTGCCCGGCTCAAGCGGCGTGGGAAGCTGCGGGTGCCGATCATTGGCGTAATGACGGACTTCGGAGTACACGATTTCTGGAAACAACGCGGCATGGAACACTATTGCCTGGCGCACGAATCCAATTTAGGCAGTATCGGCATGCCGGAGGCCAGAGAGTATGCAACAGGCGTGCCGCTGATGCCCGACTTCTCCACGCCGATGCCGCAAGGCGAGGCGAGGCGCCGGCTGGGATTGCCGCTGAACGCTTCCGTCGTGCTGGTACTGGGCGGCGGATTGGGGCTCAGCGTGGATGGCGCAACGGCGCTGCTGCTGCAGCGGCGCACGCGTATGCACGTGATAGCGATGCCAGGCCGCAATCAGGCGGCACGCAGCGAGCTTGCGCGGCTCGAGCAGGCTCATCGTCTGAATTTAAGCGTATGCGACTGGACCGATCGCATGGATATCTATCTGCGTGCCGCCGACCTGGTGGTCGGTAAGCCCGGTGGCATCACCGTTGCGGAATCGCTCGCCTGCGGGCGGCCGTTGTTGGCGAGCCGCTCACTGGGTGGGCAGGAGGGTTTCAACGTCGATTTTTTGCAGCGGCATGGAGTCGGCGGTCTGATCGCCGACGATGTGCTGCTGGACAGAGTGCATGCATTGTTGTCCGATCATGAACGTTTGAATCTCATGCAGTCACGCGCGTGGCGGCTCGGCCATCGTGACGGAGCATCGCAGATCGCTGCGCTGGCGCTCGAACTGGTGATGCAGCGGCAGTCACTGGCATGGCAAACCCCATGA
- a CDS encoding YkoP family protein, with translation MKWMRWISRKALSLVDTGYLRWRRLRPLGPALYLECTRYRGPELRFEDGTLLRDKDALGRLHFNNANIAALGEGSMHRVGLRFAKLMRESLRHLAEAASSDPQLQDVRVFQGVTGMPAHGEVVGFVSTPLPRTWRSRLLAGHFRLLIWVFAPAARIRARARTEPRLYWLTRSALMRNLHKFETPKHHERQRSRRVSCGRGLEAAAGRHLE, from the coding sequence ATGAAGTGGATGCGATGGATTTCGCGCAAGGCGCTCTCTCTGGTCGATACCGGGTATTTACGGTGGCGCCGCCTGCGTCCTCTGGGTCCCGCGCTATATCTCGAATGCACGCGCTATCGGGGACCGGAGCTACGTTTCGAGGACGGTACGCTGCTGCGCGACAAGGATGCGCTCGGACGTCTGCACTTCAATAACGCGAATATCGCTGCGCTGGGAGAGGGATCGATGCATCGCGTGGGATTGCGCTTCGCAAAGCTCATGCGGGAATCCTTGCGGCACCTGGCGGAGGCGGCATCTTCCGACCCGCAGTTGCAGGACGTGCGAGTGTTCCAGGGGGTAACGGGGATGCCGGCGCATGGCGAGGTTGTGGGCTTCGTCAGTACGCCGTTGCCCAGAACCTGGCGTTCGCGCCTGCTGGCCGGCCACTTCCGGCTTCTCATCTGGGTATTTGCGCCGGCGGCGCGCATTCGCGCGCGCGCGCGTACCGAGCCGCGCCTGTATTGGCTGACCCGAAGCGCGTTGATGCGCAACCTGCATAAATTCGAAACTCCTAAACACCATGAGCGGCAGAGGAGCAGGCGCGTCTCGTGCGGTCGGGGCTTAGAGGCGGCAGCGGGCAGACACTTGGAGTGA
- a CDS encoding polysaccharide deacetylase family protein, translating into MPYAVDFPRVYLSFDDGPDREWTPRILDMLEEVGMRATFFMIGRQAQRAPELVRRIAADGHAVGNHTYSHRHPWSMGECAARAEVRDGANALSELLGQPPRLYRPPYGRQRTCMSEQARTQGERLVLWNLSAVDWGPWGTAGRIRRRLAHVRENDVVLMHDGRNRHNRPDELGRMLPGFLRALAHRGLCSCSLS; encoded by the coding sequence ATGCCGTACGCCGTCGATTTCCCTCGGGTCTATCTAAGCTTCGACGATGGACCGGATCGCGAGTGGACACCGCGCATCCTGGACATGCTGGAAGAGGTCGGCATGCGAGCGACATTTTTCATGATCGGTCGACAGGCGCAACGCGCGCCTGAACTGGTGCGCCGTATCGCCGCCGACGGCCATGCGGTCGGCAATCACACCTACAGTCATCGGCATCCCTGGTCGATGGGGGAATGCGCCGCTCGTGCCGAGGTGCGTGACGGCGCAAATGCCTTGAGCGAGCTGCTCGGACAGCCGCCGCGCCTGTATCGCCCACCGTATGGACGACAGCGAACCTGCATGAGCGAGCAGGCACGGACACAGGGTGAGCGGCTGGTGCTGTGGAATCTGAGCGCCGTTGATTGGGGACCATGGGGCACAGCAGGACGCATCAGGCGCCGCCTGGCGCACGTACGAGAGAACGATGTCGTACTGATGCACGACGGCCGTAATCGGCACAATCGGCCCGATGAACTTGGGCGGATGTTGCCGGGGTTCCTGCGGGCGCTGGCGCATCGCGGCCTGTGCTCCTGCAGTCTGTCATGA
- a CDS encoding lytic transglycosylase domain-containing protein, giving the protein MPRFLSLILSLGILPMNVVPAQGATDSLAQAREAFRQAYARVDTEREPAPDDEMLRRYPLYPYLEAARIRRALADVAAAPGKTSDETLGAADEHAASFLMHHAGEPVAAGLRGVWLASLAKRRQWTEFLQHAEAGQGAEHADSVLECHALHARVALDRTVGLVPLIAARWLTPRSIPDCQVPFDWLRDQGELTAQLIERRVKLALRENNPGFARQIMAALPEQRAAPLRQWAALLQNPRTQIDALIAAPERQIDAEGLLAGWTRLARTDRDAAIVRYEALVHARNLTPSSVSRYALALALPLSWDRRAESLTYFRRVQPADLDDTGLEWQARAALWAQDWPLVTRSIAAMTDQQRGLARWRYWAGRAAEQTGDTDLAQHLYQSILPDDNFYSMMAAAHLGQALAPHPEKLVRDDVLLRRIERQPAFVRSRELLRLNMRAQAHAEWNYGLGILPDETRPQAIHLARRWGWYDQAVATATQHRVFNAYEVLYPRPYDMEVAAAERFSGVSGELVYGVIRQESLYRSDAVSSAGARGLMQMLPETARRISRQWKRPAPQIQDLFDPRTNVLLGAAYLRELIDRFNGQTIVALAGYNAGPGASARWLPARAIAADIWIENIPYNETRNYVQRILWHQLVFSWLKTGEPQKTSAWLVNIVPQVAPQAEKQLAIQRVAPRAERSASEKQ; this is encoded by the coding sequence ATGCCACGGTTCCTGTCTCTGATTTTGTCCCTGGGCATCCTGCCCATGAATGTGGTGCCGGCACAGGGCGCGACAGATTCGCTTGCGCAGGCGAGGGAGGCCTTCCGACAGGCCTATGCCCGCGTAGACACGGAGCGCGAACCGGCACCCGACGACGAGATGCTGCGCCGCTATCCCCTGTATCCCTACCTGGAGGCCGCGCGCATTCGTCGCGCGCTGGCCGATGTCGCCGCAGCGCCGGGCAAGACGTCCGATGAAACACTCGGCGCAGCGGATGAGCACGCCGCGTCGTTTCTGATGCACCACGCAGGCGAGCCCGTCGCGGCCGGCCTGCGCGGGGTGTGGCTCGCGAGCCTGGCGAAGCGCCGGCAGTGGACCGAATTCCTGCAGCATGCCGAGGCCGGCCAAGGCGCGGAGCACGCCGACAGCGTCCTGGAATGCCACGCGCTCCATGCCCGCGTCGCATTGGATCGCACCGTGGGGCTGGTGCCCCTGATCGCTGCACGATGGCTCACGCCAAGGAGCATTCCGGACTGCCAGGTGCCGTTCGACTGGCTGCGCGACCAGGGCGAACTGACCGCGCAGCTGATCGAACGGCGCGTCAAACTGGCACTGCGGGAAAACAATCCAGGCTTCGCCCGGCAGATCATGGCGGCGCTGCCCGAGCAGCGCGCAGCGCCGCTGCGGCAGTGGGCAGCGCTGCTGCAGAATCCCCGAACTCAGATCGACGCGCTGATCGCCGCACCTGAGAGGCAGATCGATGCGGAAGGGCTGCTTGCCGGCTGGACAAGACTCGCCCGCACCGATCGGGATGCCGCGATCGTGCGTTACGAGGCGCTGGTACACGCTCGAAATCTGACGCCTTCGTCGGTCAGCCGCTACGCGCTGGCGCTGGCGCTGCCCCTGTCCTGGGACCGGCGAGCCGAATCACTGACCTACTTCCGGCGTGTACAACCCGCCGACTTGGACGATACCGGGCTCGAATGGCAGGCGCGTGCAGCGCTTTGGGCGCAAGACTGGCCTCTGGTCACCCGCTCCATTGCAGCTATGACCGACCAGCAACGAGGCCTGGCACGCTGGCGCTACTGGGCAGGCCGAGCCGCCGAGCAGACCGGCGACACCGACCTGGCGCAGCACCTGTACCAGTCCATCCTACCCGATGATAATTTCTATTCGATGATGGCCGCCGCACATCTCGGCCAAGCGCTGGCGCCGCATCCCGAGAAACTGGTGCGCGATGACGTTCTGCTTCGCCGGATCGAGCGACAGCCGGCATTCGTGCGCAGCCGTGAATTACTGCGCTTGAACATGCGAGCGCAGGCACACGCCGAATGGAATTACGGGCTCGGTATCCTGCCCGATGAGACGCGTCCCCAGGCCATCCATCTCGCCAGGCGCTGGGGCTGGTATGACCAGGCTGTCGCGACGGCGACACAGCATCGTGTATTCAATGCCTATGAAGTACTTTATCCGCGACCCTATGACATGGAAGTGGCCGCCGCCGAGCGGTTCTCGGGCGTCTCCGGCGAACTCGTGTATGGCGTGATACGCCAGGAAAGCCTGTACCGTAGCGATGCCGTCTCATCGGCCGGCGCGCGTGGCCTGATGCAGATGCTACCGGAAACCGCACGCCGTATCTCACGCCAGTGGAAACGGCCCGCGCCGCAGATCCAGGATCTGTTCGATCCCCGGACAAACGTCCTGCTGGGCGCCGCCTATCTGCGCGAGCTGATCGATCGGTTCAATGGACAGACGATTGTGGCACTGGCCGGCTACAACGCCGGTCCTGGCGCATCCGCCCGATGGCTGCCTGCCCGCGCCATCGCCGCCGACATTTGGATAGAGAATATTCCATACAACGAAACGCGCAATTATGTACAGCGCATTCTATGGCACCAACTGGTATTCAGCTGGCTGAAAACCGGCGAACCACAAAAGACCTCCGCCTGGCTGGTAAATATAGTGCCTCAGGTTGCTCCCCAAGCCGAAAAGCAACTGGCGATCCAGCGTGTCGCTCCACGGGCGGAAAGGTCAGCTTCGGAAAAACAGTGA
- a CDS encoding methylated-DNA--[protein]-cysteine S-methyltransferase encodes MKLYIEWIESPLGTLLAAATPEALHLLEFIDDEDMRNARLGALRIRYPELQVAAEAGRSGYEPLAQLRLQLAEYFRGERRAFDLPLAYPGTAFQEKVWKLLLQIPYGETWSYRELAARAGNDKAGRAVGTANGMNPISIVIPCHRVINANGALGGYGGGLWRKRLLLDLERRQGRMEFERRVNGAG; translated from the coding sequence GTGAAACTGTACATCGAATGGATCGAATCGCCTCTTGGAACCTTGCTCGCCGCAGCTACGCCAGAGGCCTTGCATTTGCTCGAATTCATCGATGATGAGGACATGCGCAATGCCAGGCTGGGTGCATTGCGGATCCGCTATCCTGAACTTCAGGTCGCTGCCGAGGCAGGGCGCTCGGGCTATGAACCGCTCGCGCAGCTGCGGCTGCAACTGGCGGAGTATTTCCGAGGAGAGCGCCGGGCGTTCGATTTGCCGCTGGCCTATCCGGGTACCGCGTTCCAGGAGAAGGTATGGAAGCTGTTATTGCAGATACCCTACGGGGAAACCTGGTCGTACCGGGAGCTTGCCGCACGAGCCGGTAACGACAAGGCAGGCCGGGCGGTCGGCACGGCCAACGGCATGAATCCGATCTCGATCGTGATCCCCTGTCATCGCGTCATCAATGCCAACGGAGCACTGGGCGGCTACGGCGGCGGCTTGTGGCGCAAGCGCTTGCTGCTCGACCTGGAACGCAGGCAGGGACGCATGGAATTTGAACGCAGAGTGAACGGAGCCGGTTGA
- a CDS encoding DUF4136 domain-containing protein, which yields MFMRKPAAALVMVLAFMIAGCASTRGPKTRIDYDKAADFSVYRSYGFPKETGTDRGGYSTLMTSYFKGSISSAMEARGYKYDAEHPDLLVNFFMNTRERTEILSSPRMSMGYGYYGYRYGLYNAWPMYDEDRTVTYQVGTINVDIVDAEKKQLIWEGVAEGRVSDESMANPKVTINAVVTELMRSYPGRPDM from the coding sequence ATGTTCATGCGGAAGCCTGCGGCGGCGTTGGTGATGGTCCTCGCATTTATGATTGCGGGCTGCGCATCGACACGCGGACCGAAGACGCGTATCGATTACGACAAGGCAGCGGATTTCTCGGTCTATCGAAGCTACGGTTTTCCTAAGGAGACCGGCACCGATCGCGGCGGGTATTCGACCTTGATGACCAGCTACTTCAAGGGCTCGATTTCGTCTGCCATGGAAGCTCGCGGCTACAAGTACGACGCGGAACATCCCGATCTACTGGTCAATTTCTTTATGAACACTCGCGAGCGTACTGAGATACTTTCCAGTCCGCGCATGTCGATGGGCTACGGTTACTATGGCTACCGCTACGGCTTGTACAATGCCTGGCCGATGTATGACGAAGATCGCACCGTGACATACCAGGTCGGCACCATCAACGTGGATATCGTCGATGCCGAGAAAAAACAATTGATCTGGGAAGGCGTCGCGGAAGGGCGGGTGTCGGATGAATCGATGGCCAATCCGAAAGTGACCATCAATGCGGTCGTCACCGAGCTGATGCGCAGCTATCCCGGCCGTCCGGACATGTAA
- the rpoD gene encoding RNA polymerase sigma factor RpoD — translation MSKTLAARKEPAQIADERQSQLKLLIARGKEQGFLTYVEVNDHLPSEIVDPEQIEDIVNMINDMGIPVYEKAPESETLLLREPVVADEEAAEEAAAALATVDAEFGRTTDPVRMYMREMGTVELLTREGEIRIAKRIEEGLDTVRSALSSYPMTYEALLGQYEQVKAGQGRLVDVITGFIDPNAPDEIAAPVNPKLAAAEEPEESEDDDGDSSEEESLDTGPDPEEAARRFASIAKLHQQTLKALGEKGGREPKTQKLRKKLAGEFMELKLSPKMFDALIIQLRDHVAEVRNLEKQIMVICVRDAGMPRKDFISTFPKNETNTKWLDKHIRAKRKHSAALARLRENIESHQQKLESLEKRVHLTIAEIKEVNREVAVGEAKARRAKKEMVEANLRLVISIAKKYTNRGLQFLDLIQEGNIGLMKAVDKFEYRRGYKFSTYATWWIRQAITRSIADQARTIRIPVHMIETINKLNRISRQMLQEMGREPTPEELAVRMEMPEDKVRRVLKIAKEPISMETPIGDDEDSHLGDFIEDTPVDSPIDSATMESLRETTHSVLAGLTPREAKVLRMRFGIDMNTDHTLEEVGKQFDVTRERIRQIEAKALRKLRHPSRSEQLRSFLMDD, via the coding sequence TTGAGCAAAACCCTAGCAGCAAGAAAGGAACCGGCACAGATCGCCGATGAGCGTCAGTCGCAACTGAAGCTGCTGATCGCCCGCGGCAAAGAGCAGGGCTTTTTGACCTACGTAGAGGTCAATGATCATCTCCCCAGCGAAATCGTCGATCCTGAACAGATCGAAGATATCGTCAATATGATCAACGATATGGGCATTCCGGTCTACGAGAAAGCCCCCGAGTCCGAGACGCTGCTGCTGCGCGAACCGGTCGTTGCCGACGAAGAGGCAGCCGAGGAAGCAGCCGCCGCACTTGCCACCGTCGACGCCGAGTTCGGCCGCACGACCGACCCCGTACGCATGTATATGCGTGAGATGGGCACGGTCGAACTACTGACCCGCGAAGGCGAAATCCGTATCGCCAAGCGTATCGAGGAAGGTCTGGATACGGTGCGCAGCGCCCTGTCCAGCTATCCGATGACCTATGAGGCTCTCCTGGGTCAGTATGAACAGGTGAAGGCAGGACAGGGACGCCTGGTGGATGTCATCACCGGCTTCATCGATCCCAATGCACCCGATGAGATTGCCGCTCCCGTCAATCCCAAGCTGGCGGCCGCCGAGGAACCCGAGGAGAGCGAGGATGACGACGGCGACTCCTCCGAGGAAGAATCGCTGGATACGGGACCGGATCCCGAGGAGGCGGCGCGCCGCTTCGCGTCCATTGCCAAACTCCACCAGCAGACGCTGAAGGCGCTGGGCGAGAAGGGAGGACGGGAACCAAAAACCCAGAAGTTGCGCAAGAAACTCGCCGGCGAATTCATGGAATTGAAGCTTTCGCCGAAAATGTTCGATGCATTGATTATTCAACTTCGCGATCATGTTGCCGAGGTTCGTAACCTCGAGAAACAGATCATGGTAATTTGTGTGCGCGATGCCGGCATGCCGCGCAAGGACTTCATCTCTACGTTCCCGAAGAACGAGACGAATACCAAATGGCTGGACAAGCATATCCGTGCCAAGCGCAAACATTCGGCAGCACTCGCTCGATTACGCGAGAATATCGAAAGCCACCAACAGAAGCTCGAGTCCCTCGAGAAACGCGTGCACCTGACGATAGCGGAGATCAAAGAGGTCAATAGGGAAGTCGCCGTGGGCGAAGCCAAGGCACGGCGCGCCAAGAAGGAAATGGTCGAGGCCAACTTGCGCCTGGTGATCTCGATCGCCAAAAAGTACACCAATCGCGGCTTGCAATTCCTGGACCTGATCCAGGAAGGCAATATCGGCCTGATGAAAGCCGTGGATAAATTCGAATATCGCCGCGGCTACAAGTTCTCGACTTATGCCACGTGGTGGATTCGCCAGGCGATCACCCGTTCGATCGCCGATCAGGCGCGCACGATCCGCATTCCGGTGCACATGATCGAGACGATCAACAAGCTAAACCGGATTTCCCGGCAAATGCTTCAAGAGATGGGCCGCGAACCGACGCCTGAAGAGTTGGCCGTACGCATGGAAATGCCGGAGGACAAGGTCCGCCGCGTCCTGAAGATCGCCAAGGAACCCATCTCGATGGAGACCCCGATCGGCGATGACGAAGACTCGCATCTGGGCGATTTTATCGAAGATACTCCCGTTGATTCGCCAATAGATTCGGCGACGATGGAATCACTGCGCGAAACGACTCATTCGGTGCTGGCAGGACTGACGCCGCGCGAAGCAAAGGTGTTGCGCATGCGTTTCGGCATCGACATGAATACCGACCATACCTTGGAAGAGGTAGGCAAGCAGTTCGACGTCACACGCGAACGCATCCGTCAGATCGAGGCGAAGGCGCTGCGTAAACTGCGTCATCCCAGCCGCAGCGAGCAGTTGCGCAGTTTCCTGATGGACGACTGA
- the dnaG gene encoding DNA primase, with protein sequence MSGRIPQHFIDELIARADIVELIGMRVPLKKHGKEFKACCPFHGEKTPSFTVVPEKQFYHCFGCGAHGTALGFLMEHDHLSFVEAVEDLAERVGLEVPRENRAIARPTTSDGLFAILEEAARLYRRELENSERARNYFRARGLDGEIAANFGLGHAPDAWDFLTRTLGRSDSDRQQLLRAGLIVERERKPSPREGSAGYYDRFRDRVMFPIRDARGRTIGFGGRVLDKGEPKYLNSPETELFHKGRELYGLYEARQASRILPRLLIVEGYMDVIRLHQAGIAYAVATLGTATTPDHLTRVFRLCNELVFCFDGDRAGRAAAWKALENSLSQMREGRQIRFLFLPDGQDPDSLVGAEGREAFEERLGGAVPLSEYFINHLSAQVDLQSLDGRARLGELARPLLERIPVGLYRELLADAVARTVGLDRARLNVALHRQDGVAAGTDTSASPHPRTHLGRHSLVRQAIRLLVHYPQIANCIPDTATLARLERPGAALLVELIETLKAQPCATTGTLLERWRNRPDIRALAKLATQEPLIRDMDGAASELRGAIQQLAEESNLMREIQLLRKRTGPGLDETEQAELQALLVRPRGHPPALHRR encoded by the coding sequence GTGTCCGGACGCATTCCCCAGCATTTCATAGACGAACTCATCGCTCGAGCGGACATCGTCGAGTTGATCGGAATGCGCGTGCCTCTCAAGAAGCACGGTAAGGAATTCAAAGCCTGCTGCCCTTTCCACGGTGAAAAGACTCCGTCGTTCACCGTCGTCCCCGAGAAGCAGTTCTATCATTGCTTCGGCTGCGGCGCGCACGGCACTGCGCTGGGCTTCCTGATGGAGCACGACCATTTAAGCTTCGTCGAAGCTGTCGAGGATCTCGCCGAGCGCGTCGGACTCGAAGTTCCGCGTGAGAATCGCGCCATCGCCCGCCCGACGACGAGCGATGGTCTATTCGCCATCCTGGAGGAAGCTGCACGGCTGTATCGCCGTGAACTTGAAAATTCCGAACGTGCCAGGAACTACTTTCGAGCTCGCGGCCTGGATGGCGAAATCGCGGCCAATTTCGGCTTGGGCCACGCACCGGACGCCTGGGATTTTCTGACCCGCACGCTGGGCCGATCAGATTCGGACCGCCAACAGCTGCTGCGGGCAGGTTTGATCGTCGAACGTGAGCGTAAACCCAGCCCAAGAGAAGGCTCCGCCGGCTATTACGATCGTTTTCGCGATCGAGTCATGTTTCCGATTCGCGATGCTCGGGGCCGGACGATCGGTTTCGGCGGGCGGGTGCTGGACAAGGGCGAGCCGAAGTACCTGAACTCGCCGGAAACCGAGTTGTTCCACAAGGGCCGGGAACTCTACGGGCTGTACGAGGCGCGACAGGCCTCGCGGATCCTGCCCCGGCTGCTGATCGTCGAGGGCTATATGGACGTGATCCGCCTGCACCAGGCGGGCATCGCCTATGCCGTAGCCACCCTGGGGACGGCCACGACACCCGATCATCTGACACGAGTTTTTCGCCTGTGCAATGAGTTGGTCTTTTGTTTCGACGGCGACCGGGCCGGACGAGCGGCGGCCTGGAAGGCGCTGGAGAATTCCCTGAGCCAGATGCGCGAAGGACGTCAGATCCGCTTCCTGTTCCTGCCCGACGGGCAGGATCCGGATTCGCTGGTCGGCGCCGAAGGACGCGAGGCTTTCGAGGAACGTCTTGGAGGCGCCGTACCGCTATCGGAGTATTTCATCAACCATCTCAGTGCGCAGGTCGACCTGCAAAGTCTGGACGGCCGCGCCAGGCTCGGCGAACTTGCACGACCGCTGCTCGAACGGATTCCTGTGGGGCTGTACCGTGAACTGCTGGCCGATGCGGTCGCCCGGACCGTAGGCCTGGATCGTGCGCGGCTCAACGTCGCTCTGCATCGCCAGGACGGCGTGGCGGCAGGCACGGACACCTCTGCCTCACCTCACCCCCGCACCCACCTCGGACGGCACAGCCTGGTCCGTCAGGCCATTCGTCTGCTGGTGCACTACCCGCAGATAGCCAACTGCATCCCGGATACGGCCACGCTCGCCCGCCTCGAGCGGCCGGGAGCGGCCTTGCTGGTCGAGTTGATCGAGACTCTGAAGGCACAGCCTTGTGCAACCACTGGCACCCTGCTTGAACGTTGGCGTAACCGCCCCGACATACGGGCTTTGGCCAAGCTGGCTACCCAGGAACCTCTGATCCGGGATATGGATGGGGCGGCAAGCGAATTGCGAGGTGCGATCCAGCAGTTGGCCGAGGAAAGCAACCTGATGCGTGAAATTCAGCTGCTCCGGAAACGGACCGGTCCCGGTCTGGACGAGACGGAACAAGCGGAACTACAAGCGTTACTGGTGAGGCCGCGGGGGCACCCTCCCGCCTTGCACCGGCGATGA
- a CDS encoding GatB/YqeY domain-containing protein, whose product MSLKERITEDMKTAMRAKDAERLGTIRMITSAIKQREVDERINLDDAQILAIVEKMIKMRKESVSQFLSGGREDLAAKENKEIELLQGYLPDQLSDAEVDALIQEAIAAAGAVSIKDMGKAMTILKQKIQGRTDMAAASAKLKTRLSG is encoded by the coding sequence ATGTCTCTGAAAGAGCGCATCACGGAAGACATGAAGACGGCCATGCGCGCCAAGGATGCCGAACGCCTGGGCACGATCCGCATGATCACTTCGGCGATCAAACAGCGCGAAGTAGATGAACGCATCAATCTGGATGATGCGCAGATCCTGGCGATCGTCGAAAAAATGATCAAGATGCGCAAGGAATCCGTATCCCAGTTCCTCAGCGGCGGCCGCGAGGATCTGGCTGCAAAGGAAAACAAGGAAATCGAACTGCTGCAGGGCTACCTGCCCGACCAGCTCTCCGATGCCGAAGTCGACGCCCTGATCCAGGAGGCGATCGCCGCAGCCGGCGCCGTGTCGATCAAGGACATGGGCAAGGCCATGACGATCCTGAAACAGAAGATTCAAGGCCGCACCGATATGGCTGCAGCCAGCGCCAAACTCAAGACACGCCTCAGCGGCTAA
- the rpsU gene encoding 30S ribosomal protein S21: protein MPSVRVRENEYFDAALRRFKRACEKAGVLTELRRREFYEKPTQERKRKKAAAVKRHMKRANRDPNARGGMRARMY, encoded by the coding sequence ATGCCGAGTGTTCGCGTCCGAGAAAACGAGTATTTCGATGCCGCTCTGCGGCGCTTCAAGCGCGCCTGCGAAAAGGCTGGCGTACTGACCGAGCTGCGCCGACGCGAATTCTACGAAAAGCCGACCCAGGAACGGAAACGCAAAAAGGCGGCAGCTGTGAAGCGCCACATGAAGCGCGCCAATCGCGATCCCAATGCGCGTGGCGGCATGCGCGCCCGCATGTATTGA